A genomic window from Nodosilinea sp. FACHB-141 includes:
- a CDS encoding Xaa-Pro peptidase family protein — protein MNRSEEISEKLAVLRNTLQETDAAGIRLRGTDWFAWATAGGSNTVLLAAEAGVAEVLVTPTDAWVLTDEIEAQRLKDEELPEGSPYKLQVNPWAQGSERQAFVEEATQGGQVLSDKPSGVSTEAALPASLIQHRWVMLPSELERYRQVGRLASEAMTEVLTQAQPTWTEHQLAGAGAAAMWARGLHPALTLAAGDRRLPLYRHPLPSGETLGRQAMLVFCARGHGLIVSLTRFVFFDKLSESDRQRHRTIAEIEAVALDHSQVDTPLNAIYHALATAYEQHGFPNAIREHHQGGTAGYGAREVVATAETSDRLAAPVILAWNPSIPGAKIEDTFVLHPDNSLENLSFDPQFPHQEIAGRLRSIPLER, from the coding sequence ATGAATCGATCAGAAGAAATTTCTGAAAAATTAGCCGTTCTGCGGAATACGCTTCAGGAAACGGACGCCGCTGGAATCCGTCTGCGAGGAACTGATTGGTTTGCCTGGGCAACGGCTGGGGGTTCCAACACAGTGCTGCTGGCTGCTGAAGCTGGGGTGGCTGAGGTGCTAGTGACCCCCACTGATGCCTGGGTGCTGACGGATGAAATTGAGGCTCAGCGGTTGAAGGATGAGGAACTGCCAGAGGGTTCTCCTTACAAACTTCAGGTCAATCCGTGGGCACAAGGTTCTGAGCGACAAGCTTTTGTAGAGGAAGCGACCCAGGGCGGCCAGGTGTTGAGCGATAAGCCATCGGGGGTCTCTACTGAAGCGGCCTTGCCTGCATCTCTCATTCAGCATCGATGGGTAATGTTGCCCAGCGAACTGGAGCGTTACCGCCAAGTGGGGCGGCTGGCCAGCGAAGCGATGACCGAGGTTTTGACTCAAGCCCAGCCGACCTGGACAGAGCATCAACTGGCGGGGGCAGGGGCAGCAGCAATGTGGGCTAGGGGGTTACATCCGGCGCTAACTCTGGCTGCAGGCGATCGCCGCCTTCCTCTCTACCGCCATCCCCTGCCCAGCGGTGAAACACTTGGACGACAGGCGATGCTGGTGTTTTGTGCACGAGGACATGGGCTAATTGTCAGTCTGACTCGCTTTGTTTTCTTCGACAAATTATCGGAATCAGACCGGCAACGCCATCGCACCATTGCTGAGATTGAAGCTGTTGCGCTCGATCACTCTCAGGTGGATACGCCGCTGAATGCCATTTATCACGCTCTAGCAACGGCCTACGAACAGCACGGGTTTCCTAACGCGATTCGAGAACATCACCAGGGGGGAACCGCTGGGTATGGGGCTCGGGAGGTGGTGGCTACGGCAGAGACGAGCGATCGCCTCGCAGCCCCTGTGATCTTGGCCTGGAACCCTAGTATTCCGGGGGCAAAGATTGAGGACACCTTTGTTTTGCACCCGGACAATAGTTTGGAGAACCTGAGCTTTGACCCTCAGTTTCCTCACCAGGAGATTGCTGGACGGCTGCGATCGATTCCCCTGGAGCGTTAA
- the galK gene encoding galactokinase has product MDYRKIFNTAPDVEARAPGRVNLLGEHTDYNDGFVLPTAIPQHTTVAIGFSPDDHHHFYSAELEEQVDLDPAGANPEGFASYVNGCIRILETAGHKIPPLNIFVTSSVPIGSGLSSSAALEVATLRGLRSLLQLPLDDVEIAQFGQQAEIQYAGVSCGILDQMASSLADTDHMLFLDTRTLDRQILSFPTGAEIVVIDSGVARSLATSGYNQRRAECEAAAEQLSVKALRDITDPQQAEQLPEPLRQRARHVITENNRVLKALEGITPEAFGELMNASHASLRDDYEVSVPALDALVDILQTTPDVFGARLTGAGFGGACVALVTKGKGDAIAHSTLERYNHAGHNGRLLVS; this is encoded by the coding sequence ATGGACTACAGAAAAATTTTCAACACCGCCCCCGACGTTGAAGCCCGTGCTCCCGGGCGGGTGAATCTGTTGGGCGAACACACCGACTACAACGATGGCTTTGTGCTGCCGACCGCCATTCCCCAACACACTACCGTTGCCATCGGCTTCAGCCCCGATGATCACCACCATTTCTACTCCGCCGAATTAGAGGAGCAGGTTGACCTCGACCCCGCTGGGGCCAATCCCGAGGGCTTTGCCAGTTACGTTAATGGCTGCATTCGCATCTTAGAAACGGCTGGCCACAAAATTCCGCCTTTAAATATCTTCGTCACGTCGTCCGTTCCAATCGGTTCCGGGCTGTCCAGTAGTGCAGCACTAGAAGTGGCTACCCTGCGAGGATTGCGATCGCTCCTTCAGCTGCCGTTGGACGATGTGGAGATCGCCCAGTTTGGCCAGCAGGCAGAAATTCAGTATGCCGGGGTTAGCTGCGGCATTCTGGACCAGATGGCCTCTAGCCTGGCCGACACCGATCACATGCTGTTCCTCGATACCCGCACCCTCGATCGCCAAATTCTATCCTTCCCTACTGGCGCAGAGATTGTGGTGATCGACAGTGGCGTGGCGCGATCGCTGGCCACCAGCGGTTATAACCAGCGCCGCGCCGAGTGCGAAGCCGCCGCCGAGCAACTGAGCGTCAAAGCTCTACGCGACATCACTGATCCCCAGCAGGCCGAGCAGTTACCTGAGCCGCTCCGCCAGCGGGCCCGTCATGTGATCACTGAAAACAACCGAGTTTTGAAAGCCCTAGAGGGCATCACCCCCGAAGCTTTTGGGGAGTTGATGAACGCCTCCCATGCCAGTCTGCGAGACGACTACGAAGTTTCCGTCCCCGCCCTCGACGCCCTAGTAGATATTCTTCAAACCACCCCTGATGTCTTTGGTGCCCGCCTCACCGGCGCCGGATTTGGCGGGGCCTGCGTTGCCCTAGTCACAAAGGGAAAAGGGGACGCGATCGCCCACTCCACCCTTGAACGCTACAATCACGCCGGACACAACGGCCGCCTTCTCGTTAGTTAA
- the hflX gene encoding GTPase HflX, whose amino-acid sequence MATVHGNLQGIKSSHIKQLEKLYDQRLPGDRLLTPEIAEQLATLSQTIHHPISGYVNRRGQIIRVGVGTPLQTQLAETDLPRRSGDRLSGIRCITVQFQPPDPSAFIALMRQRLDALVVLIVADPKGNKHRKDKADASIQQMHLAHIVPDPEQPWTVEAIAPNTLFEEDFDERIHEWERDIQAAGFDLSDAPTGQADRDRVLLVGVMAEGMTEQQFEDSIGELVRLVESAQGEVVGMVQQKRSRPDPQTVVGQGKVEEVTLEAQRSRANLVVFNRDISATQARNLEEQIGLLVVDRTEVILDIFAQRARSQAGKLQVELAQLEYMLPRLRGRGQAMSRLGAGIGTRGPGETKLETERRTIQRRINQLQQEVDQLQAHRARLRHQRENQDMPAIALVGYTNAGKSTLLNTLTQADIYTADQLFATLDPTTRRLTVMDPDTGNRRDLLLTDTVGFIHHLPPALMDAFRATLEEVTEADALLHVVDLSHPAWERHIQSVQEVLDELPSSPDDVLLVFNKVDRTDSETLALAQQTYPNALFISATERLGLETLRQRLVQFIDAHAITSPEIIPSK is encoded by the coding sequence ATGGCAACAGTGCACGGCAATCTTCAAGGGATTAAATCCAGCCATATTAAACAGTTAGAGAAGCTTTACGATCAGCGCTTGCCGGGCGATCGCTTGCTCACCCCCGAGATCGCTGAGCAACTCGCCACCCTCAGTCAGACCATTCACCATCCCATCAGCGGCTACGTCAACCGTCGCGGACAAATCATTCGGGTGGGAGTCGGTACTCCCCTGCAAACGCAGCTTGCTGAAACCGATCTGCCTCGTCGCAGCGGCGATCGCCTCAGCGGCATCCGCTGCATAACGGTCCAGTTTCAGCCTCCCGACCCCAGCGCTTTCATCGCTCTGATGCGCCAACGGCTAGATGCCCTGGTGGTGCTAATCGTGGCCGACCCCAAAGGCAACAAACACCGCAAAGACAAAGCCGATGCTTCCATCCAACAGATGCACCTAGCCCACATCGTTCCCGACCCAGAACAGCCGTGGACCGTAGAAGCGATCGCCCCCAACACCCTGTTCGAAGAAGACTTTGACGAGCGCATTCACGAATGGGAACGCGATATCCAGGCTGCGGGATTTGATCTATCCGACGCGCCAACCGGGCAAGCCGATCGCGATCGCGTTTTGCTGGTGGGTGTGATGGCCGAGGGCATGACCGAGCAACAGTTTGAAGACAGCATTGGCGAACTTGTGCGTTTGGTGGAAAGCGCCCAGGGGGAAGTAGTCGGCATGGTGCAGCAAAAGCGATCGCGCCCCGACCCACAGACGGTGGTTGGCCAGGGCAAAGTGGAAGAGGTGACCCTGGAAGCCCAGCGTTCTAGAGCCAATTTGGTTGTCTTTAATCGGGATATTTCGGCCACCCAGGCGCGCAACTTGGAAGAACAGATTGGGTTACTCGTGGTCGATCGCACCGAGGTTATTTTGGATATCTTTGCTCAGCGGGCGCGATCGCAGGCGGGCAAGCTCCAGGTAGAACTGGCCCAGCTGGAATATATGCTGCCCCGGCTGCGGGGGCGCGGCCAAGCCATGTCGCGCTTGGGGGCAGGCATCGGCACCCGTGGCCCTGGGGAAACAAAATTGGAAACCGAACGGCGCACCATTCAGCGGCGCATCAACCAGCTCCAGCAAGAAGTTGACCAGCTGCAGGCCCACCGTGCCCGCCTGCGCCACCAGCGAGAAAATCAGGACATGCCTGCGATCGCCCTTGTCGGCTACACCAACGCTGGCAAATCTACCCTGCTCAACACCCTCACCCAGGCCGATATCTACACTGCCGACCAGCTCTTTGCCACCCTCGACCCCACCACCCGCCGCCTGACTGTTATGGATCCTGACACGGGCAATCGCCGCGATCTGCTCCTCACCGATACCGTGGGCTTCATCCACCACCTACCCCCCGCGCTGATGGATGCTTTCCGCGCCACCTTGGAAGAAGTCACCGAAGCCGACGCCCTCCTGCACGTCGTCGATTTGTCTCACCCCGCCTGGGAACGCCACATCCAATCCGTCCAAGAAGTGCTCGACGAATTGCCCTCATCCCCCGACGATGTGCTGCTCGTCTTCAACAAAGTCGATCGCACCGACAGCGAAACCCTGGCCCTGGCCCAACAAACCTACCCCAACGCCCTCTTCATCTCTGCCACCGAGCGCCTAGGTCTAGAAACCCTTCGACAGCGCCTTGTCCAGTTCATCGATGCCCACGCCATAACATCGCCTGAGATTATTCCATCTAAATAA
- a CDS encoding MBL fold metallo-hydrolase → MRIHHLNCGCMCPLGGSLFDGFSRGLTAHLVCHCLLIETDRELVLIDTGFGLQDIEAPYSRLSPFFIHFNNIQFDRKYTAVEQIQRLGFSPSDVRHIVLTHLDFDHAGGLEDFPEATVHIMQSEIETARDRQGFIASRRYRPNQWDQVKHWQYYTAVGEPWFGFEAVRDLAGLPPEILLIPLVGHTHGHAGIAVQTAEGWLLHAGDAYFYRDEMNPSQRHCTPGLRAYQWMMEADRTARLQNQDRLWQLSCDRPNDVRLFCSHDAVELDTFVKSSSPESSLR, encoded by the coding sequence ATGCGCATTCATCACCTCAACTGTGGCTGCATGTGTCCCCTTGGTGGCTCTCTCTTTGATGGCTTCAGCCGCGGCCTCACCGCGCATCTCGTCTGCCATTGTCTGCTAATCGAAACCGATCGCGAACTGGTGCTCATTGACACCGGCTTTGGGCTACAAGATATTGAGGCTCCCTACTCACGGCTCAGCCCATTCTTCATCCATTTCAACAACATTCAGTTCGATCGCAAATACACCGCTGTTGAGCAAATTCAGCGCCTCGGATTTTCCCCCAGTGATGTCCGCCACATTGTCTTGACCCACCTCGATTTTGACCATGCCGGTGGCCTAGAAGATTTTCCCGAGGCGACCGTTCACATCATGCAAAGCGAGATAGAAACAGCCCGCGATCGCCAGGGTTTCATCGCTAGTCGGCGCTATCGCCCTAACCAGTGGGATCAGGTCAAGCACTGGCAATATTACACAGCGGTAGGAGAACCCTGGTTTGGCTTTGAGGCGGTTCGAGATTTGGCCGGACTGCCCCCAGAAATTCTGCTCATTCCCTTGGTGGGGCACACCCACGGCCACGCGGGAATTGCCGTTCAAACCGCTGAGGGCTGGTTGTTGCACGCCGGCGACGCCTATTTTTATCGAGATGAAATGAACCCATCGCAGCGCCACTGCACCCCAGGGCTGCGCGCCTATCAGTGGATGATGGAAGCCGATCGCACCGCCCGGCTACAGAATCAGGATCGGTTGTGGCAGTTGTCGTGCGATCGCCCTAACGACGTGCGCCTTTTCTGTAGCCATGATGCCGTTGAACTGGATACCTTCGTTAAATCTTCGTCCCCAGAATCTTCACTACGGTAG
- a CDS encoding phytanoyl-CoA dioxygenase family protein, with protein sequence MDQLAEDLNRDGICIIRGLFDRALIDEWKAAFDALFQKRQQQPGGVAPRGTARGYVTLPWVAPFANPEVFANPTILGILDRVFYQEYKLVQLAADIPMQGSEYQDIHRDFRPLFSDQIVTPLYALAINFPLVEVTADNGPFEMARGTHVISREEGLVKLRAGEIEMEQFHMQLGDVMVRSPLALHRGTPNITPEPRPMIVMGYVMHWLHTHKVDLTLEQGYYNKLSPQQQQLLRCNTVEQLADNATETYVKFEY encoded by the coding sequence TTGGACCAACTTGCAGAAGACTTAAACCGAGATGGAATCTGCATCATTCGCGGGCTGTTCGATCGCGCCCTGATTGACGAATGGAAAGCCGCCTTTGATGCCCTATTTCAGAAGCGGCAGCAACAACCGGGCGGTGTCGCTCCTAGGGGTACTGCGCGCGGCTATGTGACTCTGCCCTGGGTTGCCCCCTTCGCCAACCCCGAAGTCTTTGCTAACCCAACCATTCTGGGCATCCTCGATCGCGTTTTTTATCAAGAATATAAGCTGGTGCAACTGGCCGCCGATATTCCCATGCAGGGGTCGGAATATCAGGACATTCACCGCGATTTTCGCCCCCTCTTTTCTGACCAAATTGTGACACCGCTCTATGCCCTGGCAATCAACTTTCCCCTAGTCGAAGTCACCGCCGACAACGGCCCCTTTGAGATGGCGCGGGGGACCCATGTGATTTCCCGTGAAGAAGGGTTAGTCAAACTTCGAGCGGGCGAAATTGAGATGGAGCAATTTCATATGCAGCTGGGAGATGTGATGGTGCGATCGCCCCTGGCTCTCCACCGCGGCACTCCAAATATTACTCCCGAACCCCGCCCCATGATAGTGATGGGCTACGTCATGCACTGGCTTCACACCCATAAGGTAGATTTAACCCTGGAGCAGGGCTATTACAATAAGTTGTCACCGCAACAGCAGCAGTTGCTCCGGTGCAACACCGTAGAACAGTTAGCCGACAACGCCACGGAAACCTACGTAAAGTTCGAATATTAG
- a CDS encoding glycoside hydrolase family 43 protein: protein MAPQTYTNPVYPEYFADPFVWQYQGIYYAIGTGPAEAAGEVDELHKRRVFPLLTSEDLIQWQPAGNALLRPDPALGDNFWAPEVAYHEGIFYLYYSVGHGDKNHQLRVATSIDPLGPFQDVGGSLIDPNSCAFAIDPSPFQDDDGQWYLFYAQDFLDTEAGVRAGTALVVDRLSTMTTLAGEPKVVLRARHDWQRFLADRPMYGGTYDWHTLEGPCVRKHGDRYYCFYSGGRWETESYGVDYGVANHVLGPYSDAGNEQGPRVLRSHPSYVLGPGHNSIALHPDNSTEYVVYHAWDPEMTARRMCIDRLLWTAEGPRCYGPTWTPQDI from the coding sequence ATGGCTCCGCAAACCTACACCAATCCGGTCTACCCAGAGTATTTTGCCGATCCATTCGTGTGGCAGTACCAGGGGATTTATTATGCGATCGGCACGGGGCCAGCAGAAGCGGCTGGAGAGGTGGATGAGCTGCACAAGCGGCGAGTCTTTCCACTACTGACATCCGAGGATTTGATCCAGTGGCAACCTGCCGGGAATGCTCTGCTGCGGCCTGATCCCGCCTTGGGGGATAACTTTTGGGCACCGGAAGTGGCTTACCACGAAGGCATCTTCTATCTTTACTACTCCGTAGGGCATGGGGATAAAAACCATCAGCTGCGGGTCGCCACCAGCATTGACCCTCTCGGGCCTTTTCAAGATGTCGGCGGGTCGTTAATTGATCCCAATTCCTGTGCGTTTGCCATTGATCCCAGCCCCTTTCAGGATGACGATGGGCAGTGGTATCTCTTCTATGCTCAGGATTTTTTAGATACGGAAGCAGGGGTGCGGGCGGGCACGGCACTAGTGGTCGATCGCCTCTCAACCATGACCACCCTCGCTGGAGAACCCAAAGTCGTTCTGCGGGCGCGGCACGATTGGCAACGGTTTTTGGCCGATCGCCCTATGTACGGTGGCACCTACGATTGGCATACCTTAGAAGGCCCCTGCGTGCGTAAGCATGGCGATCGCTACTACTGCTTTTACAGCGGTGGCCGGTGGGAAACCGAGAGCTATGGCGTTGACTATGGCGTGGCCAATCACGTTTTGGGGCCCTATTCAGATGCGGGGAATGAGCAGGGGCCACGGGTGTTGCGATCGCATCCTAGCTATGTTTTAGGTCCGGGACATAACTCGATCGCCCTGCATCCTGACAACTCCACTGAATACGTGGTTTACCATGCCTGGGATCCCGAGATGACGGCACGGCGAATGTGCATCGATCGGCTGCTTTGGACAGCAGAAGGACCTCGCTGTTACGGTCCAACCTGGACACCACAAGACATTTAA
- a CDS encoding signal peptidase I, producing the protein MLSNVTTGNAYSDGEEKRGWFVGSFVTPSISPRATSAVEVKWGVHKAGDCRPEWTDPAETTTLSVLISGRFCLQFPDGETVLATQGDYALWLPGIAHFWRAEEDSVVLTVRW; encoded by the coding sequence ATGCTATCAAACGTAACTACGGGTAACGCCTACAGCGATGGGGAAGAAAAGCGAGGGTGGTTTGTCGGCTCGTTTGTCACCCCATCTATTAGCCCCCGCGCCACCTCGGCAGTGGAAGTGAAATGGGGCGTTCATAAGGCGGGCGACTGCCGCCCCGAGTGGACAGACCCGGCTGAAACCACCACCCTCTCCGTTCTGATTAGCGGTCGGTTTTGTCTACAGTTTCCCGATGGTGAAACCGTCCTGGCCACACAGGGAGATTACGCTCTCTGGCTGCCCGGCATTGCTCACTTTTGGCGGGCAGAAGAAGATTCTGTGGTGCTGACCGTTCGATGGTAA
- the galE gene encoding UDP-glucose 4-epimerase GalE, producing the protein MPEKSMILVTGGAGYIGSHAALALQQAGYDLLVLDNLSNGHQELVEQELQVKVVVGDISDRPFLDHLFSTYPIAAVMHFAAYIAVGESVTDPGKYYRNNVAGTLTLLEAMVAASVKQLVFSSTCALYGTPKFVPITEDHPQEPMSPYATSKQMVERMLADFDAAYGVKSVRFRYFNAAGADPDGRLGEDHAPETHLIPLVLLAALGKLESIAIFGTDYPTPDGTCVRDYIHVADLAQAHVLGLQYLLNGGNSDVFNLGNGSGFSVREVIEAARRVTQREIQVVERHRRPGDPPTLVGSSDKARSVLEWQPQYADLDTILTHAWQWHQKRHGSDRP; encoded by the coding sequence ATGCCTGAAAAATCGATGATTTTAGTGACGGGAGGGGCGGGATATATTGGCTCCCATGCAGCCCTAGCTTTGCAGCAGGCAGGGTATGACCTGTTGGTGCTGGATAACTTATCGAATGGCCATCAGGAGCTTGTGGAGCAGGAATTGCAGGTAAAAGTAGTGGTAGGCGACATTAGCGATCGCCCCTTCCTCGATCACCTCTTTTCCACTTACCCGATTGCCGCTGTAATGCACTTCGCCGCCTACATTGCTGTGGGGGAATCGGTCACCGATCCCGGCAAGTACTATCGCAATAATGTGGCCGGAACGTTAACGCTTTTAGAGGCAATGGTTGCGGCTTCGGTGAAGCAATTGGTATTTTCGTCTACCTGCGCGCTGTATGGCACTCCCAAGTTTGTGCCCATCACCGAAGACCATCCCCAAGAGCCCATGAGCCCCTACGCCACCAGCAAACAAATGGTGGAGCGGATGCTGGCAGATTTTGATGCAGCCTATGGGGTAAAGTCGGTTCGCTTTCGCTACTTCAATGCGGCAGGAGCCGATCCCGATGGACGATTAGGCGAAGACCATGCGCCGGAAACCCACCTTATTCCGCTGGTGCTGTTGGCAGCACTGGGCAAGCTGGAAAGCATTGCTATCTTCGGCACAGATTATCCTACCCCTGATGGTACCTGCGTTCGCGACTATATTCATGTTGCAGATTTGGCCCAGGCTCACGTTTTGGGTTTGCAATATCTGCTAAACGGCGGCAACAGTGATGTGTTTAATTTAGGCAACGGGAGCGGTTTCTCTGTTCGTGAGGTGATCGAAGCGGCTCGTCGGGTAACGCAACGGGAGATTCAGGTGGTAGAGCGCCATCGACGCCCTGGTGATCCCCCCACTTTGGTTGGCAGCAGCGATAAGGCTCGCAGTGTTTTAGAATGGCAACCCCAGTATGCTGATCTCGACACAATTCTCACCCATGCGTGGCAATGGCATCAGAAGCGGCATGGTAGCGATCGCCCCTAA
- a CDS encoding glycosyltransferase, with protein sequence MAESLSDEEYTLSLQQLLNTLFAEAQIQQPILWYYTPMAVPFTHHLSASAVVYDCMDELSAFKGAHPQLQAWEARLFELADLVFTGGHSLYEAKQHQHSSVHAFPSSIDAAHFAQARQPLPEPPDQADIPHPRMGFYGVIDERLDLELLDGIAQARPDWHLVMVGPVVKIDEASLPQRPNIHYLGGKSYQELPHYLAGWDVALLLFARNESTRFISPTKTPEYLAGGKPVVSTSIRDVVRPYGDENLVHIADTVPEFVEAIAAALAQSQAPSDWLDRVDARLAQTSWDLTWQAMNDRIEEAIAANARKTTPAETTSAKTKYPTAIAANIDQVAI encoded by the coding sequence ATGGCCGAAAGCCTGAGCGACGAAGAATATACGCTCTCTCTGCAACAGTTGCTGAATACCTTGTTTGCCGAGGCTCAAATTCAACAGCCGATCCTCTGGTATTACACGCCGATGGCGGTGCCGTTTACCCATCATTTGTCTGCCTCCGCTGTAGTGTATGACTGCATGGATGAGCTTTCCGCTTTCAAAGGCGCTCATCCTCAACTACAAGCTTGGGAAGCTCGTTTGTTTGAGCTAGCCGACCTCGTATTTACGGGCGGACATAGCCTCTACGAAGCCAAGCAGCACCAGCATTCGAGTGTCCACGCCTTTCCTAGCAGCATCGACGCAGCTCACTTTGCTCAAGCTCGACAGCCCCTGCCTGAGCCGCCTGATCAAGCAGATATTCCCCATCCCCGGATGGGATTTTATGGAGTGATCGATGAGCGGCTGGATCTGGAGTTGTTGGATGGAATTGCCCAGGCTCGGCCTGACTGGCATTTGGTCATGGTTGGCCCAGTCGTCAAAATTGACGAGGCCTCCCTCCCCCAGCGTCCCAATATTCACTATTTGGGGGGCAAATCCTATCAAGAATTGCCTCACTATTTAGCCGGTTGGGATGTGGCGCTGCTGCTTTTTGCCCGCAATGAATCGACCCGTTTCATCAGCCCGACCAAAACGCCGGAATACCTGGCTGGTGGAAAACCTGTGGTATCGACCTCGATTCGAGATGTGGTGCGGCCCTACGGCGACGAGAACCTAGTTCACATTGCTGATACGGTGCCGGAGTTTGTGGAGGCGATCGCCGCTGCTCTTGCCCAGAGCCAGGCTCCTTCCGACTGGCTCGATCGGGTTGATGCCCGGCTGGCTCAAACCTCTTGGGATTTGACCTGGCAGGCCATGAATGACCGGATTGAGGAGGCGATCGCCGCCAACGCCCGCAAGACCACCCCGGCCGAGACCACCTCGGCCAAGACCAAATATCCAACGGCGATCGCAGCCAACATCGACCAGGTAGCGATCTAA
- the glf gene encoding UDP-galactopyranose mutase gives MFDYLIVGAGFAGSVLAERLATQQNKKVLIVDTRNHIGGNAYDHYNEDGILVHKYGPHIFHTNSRDVFEYLSLFTEWRRYEHRVLASVDGQLVPIPINLDTINKLYGLKLTAFEVEEFLASLAETKDYIRTSEDVVVSKVGRELYEKFFRNYTRKQWGVDPSELDKSVTARVPTRTNRDDRYFTDTYQAMPLHGYTRMFEQMLAHPNIKIMLNTDYREIQDVIPYKEMIYTGPVDGFFDYCYGKLPYRSLEFKHETLNEEVHQPQAVINYPNEHLYTRVTEFKYLTGQEHLKTSIVYEYPQAEGDPYYPVPRPENAELYKQYKALADAEPGVHFVGRLATYKYYNMDQVVAQALALHAQLSNRSSWHPREESLPAKQPVVPMSNGNGNGNGSFKAVSSNGSSRSATPVAAGKTETNGKSR, from the coding sequence ATGTTTGACTATTTAATTGTTGGTGCTGGATTTGCCGGCAGTGTTTTAGCAGAGCGCTTAGCAACTCAGCAAAACAAAAAAGTTCTGATTGTAGACACTCGCAACCACATTGGTGGCAACGCCTACGATCACTACAACGAAGACGGGATTTTGGTGCATAAATATGGCCCCCACATCTTCCACACCAACTCCCGCGATGTGTTTGAATATTTGTCCCTCTTTACCGAGTGGCGACGCTACGAGCACCGAGTTTTAGCCAGCGTAGATGGTCAATTAGTCCCGATTCCCATCAATCTGGACACCATCAACAAGCTATATGGGCTGAAGCTGACCGCCTTTGAAGTTGAGGAATTTTTAGCCTCCCTCGCTGAAACTAAAGACTACATTCGCACCTCTGAAGATGTAGTGGTAAGCAAAGTGGGTCGAGAGCTCTACGAAAAGTTCTTCCGCAACTACACCCGCAAACAGTGGGGCGTTGATCCCTCCGAATTAGATAAGTCCGTTACCGCTCGCGTTCCCACCCGCACCAACCGGGACGATCGCTACTTCACCGATACTTATCAGGCTATGCCGCTCCACGGCTACACCCGCATGTTTGAGCAGATGTTGGCGCATCCCAACATCAAGATCATGCTCAACACCGATTACCGGGAAATTCAGGATGTCATTCCCTACAAGGAAATGATTTATACCGGCCCAGTGGATGGCTTCTTTGATTATTGCTACGGCAAGCTGCCCTACCGCTCCCTCGAATTCAAACATGAAACGCTGAACGAGGAAGTGCATCAGCCCCAGGCCGTTATCAACTATCCCAACGAGCACCTCTATACCCGGGTCACCGAGTTCAAATACTTGACCGGGCAAGAACATCTCAAGACCAGTATTGTCTACGAATATCCCCAGGCCGAAGGCGATCCGTACTATCCCGTACCGCGCCCCGAAAATGCCGAACTTTACAAGCAGTACAAAGCTTTAGCCGATGCCGAACCGGGGGTTCACTTTGTAGGAAGGCTCGCCACCTATAAGTACTACAACATGGATCAGGTGGTCGCTCAGGCCTTGGCACTCCATGCCCAGCTATCTAACCGCTCCAGCTGGCACCCCAGGGAAGAAAGCCTGCCGGCAAAGCAGCCTGTTGTTCCGATGTCGAATGGCAACGGCAATGGCAATGGCTCCTTCAAGGCTGTTTCCAGCAATGGCTCTAGCCGTTCTGCTACCCCTGTGGCGGCAGGCAAAACCGAAACAAATGGTAAATCTCGTTGA